A section of the Streptomyces sp. SCL15-4 genome encodes:
- a CDS encoding aldo/keto reductase, with the protein MEQRHLGRTGLRVSRIGLGTLTWGRDTDEHDAADMLKTFWEAGGTLVDTADVYGDGEAEYLLGRLMDGLVPRRDLVISTKAGSVPDPDRRFDGSRGHLLAALDASLARLGTEYVDVWHVHAYDPGTPLEETLQALDLAVSSGRARYAGVSNFCGWQLAKAATWQLAAPGTRTRLASTQMEYSLLQRGVEREVLPAALDLGVGLLPSSPLGRGVLTGKYRHTTPPDSRGASEHLALFVEPYLDDTATRIVDAVTTAADGLAVTPLQVALAWVRDRPGVAAPIVGARTAQQLTAALSVETLSLPDEICRALDDVSAPVHRYPDHDWSTL; encoded by the coding sequence ATGGAGCAGAGGCATCTCGGCCGTACCGGCCTGCGCGTGTCCAGGATCGGACTCGGCACCCTCACCTGGGGGCGGGACACCGACGAGCACGACGCCGCTGACATGCTGAAGACGTTCTGGGAGGCCGGCGGCACCCTCGTCGACACCGCCGACGTGTACGGCGACGGTGAGGCGGAGTATCTGCTCGGCCGGCTCATGGACGGGCTGGTGCCCCGCCGGGATCTGGTCATCTCCACCAAGGCCGGCAGCGTGCCCGACCCCGACCGCCGCTTCGACGGCTCCCGGGGCCATCTGCTGGCCGCGCTCGACGCCTCCCTGGCCCGCCTGGGCACGGAGTACGTCGACGTGTGGCACGTCCACGCCTACGACCCCGGGACCCCGCTGGAGGAGACGCTCCAGGCCCTCGACCTCGCGGTGAGCAGCGGCCGGGCCCGGTACGCGGGCGTCTCCAACTTCTGCGGCTGGCAGCTGGCCAAGGCGGCCACCTGGCAGCTCGCGGCGCCGGGCACCCGTACCCGGCTGGCCAGCACCCAGATGGAGTACTCGCTGCTCCAGCGCGGTGTGGAGCGCGAGGTGCTGCCGGCCGCGCTCGACCTCGGCGTGGGCCTGCTGCCGTCCTCCCCGCTCGGCCGGGGCGTGCTGACCGGCAAGTACCGGCACACCACTCCCCCGGACTCGCGCGGCGCCTCCGAGCACCTCGCCCTGTTCGTCGAGCCGTATCTGGACGACACCGCGACGCGCATCGTGGACGCGGTGACGACGGCGGCCGACGGGCTCGCGGTGACCCCGCTCCAGGTGGCCCTGGCGTGGGTGCGGGACCGGCCCGGGGTGGCCGCGCCGATCGTGGGCGCGCGCACGGCGCAGCAGCTCACGGCGGCATTGTCAGTGGAGACCCTTAGTCTTCCTGACGAGATCTGCCGGGCGCTGGACGATGTGTCGGCGCCCGTGCACCGCTATCCCGATCACGACTGGAGCACGCTGTGA
- a CDS encoding LLM class F420-dependent oxidoreductase, translating into MQLGINLGYWGAGMDGDNLAVAQEADRLGYAVCWAAEAYGSDAATVLSWVAAQTERIDVGSAIFQIPARQPAMTAMTAATLDSLSGGRFRLGLGVSGPQVSEGWYGVTFDKPLARTREYVEIVRKAMTRERLTYDGEHWTLPLPGGPGKPIKLTVHPQREHIPLYIAAIGPKNLEQTGEIADGALLIFPSAEHLEETTVRHLRAGREKAGLTLDGFDVCPTLPIAVGDDRDVARLADTFRPYTALYVGGMGSAKQNFYNRLAQRMGYEEEAAEIQRKYLSGDKQGAAAAIPQDLIDQTTLLGSVDRIADRMRAYAAAGVTTLSLSPAGFTLEERLASLRAGSEALERAGLA; encoded by the coding sequence ATGCAGCTCGGGATCAACCTCGGTTACTGGGGTGCCGGAATGGACGGCGACAACCTGGCCGTGGCACAGGAGGCCGACCGGCTCGGCTACGCGGTGTGCTGGGCCGCCGAGGCCTACGGCTCCGACGCGGCCACCGTGCTCAGCTGGGTCGCCGCGCAGACCGAGCGCATCGACGTCGGATCGGCCATCTTCCAGATCCCCGCCCGCCAGCCCGCGATGACGGCGATGACCGCGGCCACGCTCGACTCGCTCTCCGGCGGCCGGTTCCGGCTCGGCCTCGGCGTCTCCGGCCCGCAGGTGTCCGAGGGCTGGTACGGCGTCACGTTCGACAAGCCGCTGGCCCGCACCCGCGAGTACGTGGAGATCGTCCGCAAGGCGATGACCCGGGAGCGGCTGACGTACGACGGCGAGCACTGGACGCTGCCGCTGCCCGGCGGCCCCGGCAAGCCGATCAAGCTGACCGTGCACCCGCAGCGCGAGCACATCCCGCTCTACATCGCGGCCATCGGCCCGAAGAACCTGGAGCAGACCGGTGAGATCGCCGACGGCGCGCTGCTGATCTTCCCCTCCGCCGAGCACCTGGAGGAGACCACCGTCAGGCACCTGCGGGCCGGCCGGGAGAAGGCGGGCCTGACGCTGGACGGGTTCGACGTGTGCCCGACGCTGCCGATCGCCGTCGGCGACGACCGGGACGTGGCCCGGCTCGCCGACACCTTCCGCCCCTACACCGCCCTGTACGTGGGCGGCATGGGCAGCGCCAAGCAGAACTTCTACAACCGGCTCGCCCAGCGCATGGGCTACGAGGAGGAAGCCGCCGAGATCCAGCGGAAGTACCTCTCCGGGGACAAGCAGGGCGCCGCCGCCGCGATCCCGCAGGACCTCATCGACCAGACCACCCTGCTCGGCTCCGTCGACCGCATCGCCGACCGGATGCGGGCCTACGCCGCCGCCGGCGTCACCACCCTCAGCCTGTCCCCGGCCGGCTTCACACTGGAGGAGCGGCTCGCCTCGCTGCGGGCCGGCAGCGAGGCCCTGGAGCGCGCCGGGCTGGCGTAA